The following DNA comes from Ammospiza caudacuta isolate bAmmCau1 chromosome 7, bAmmCau1.pri, whole genome shotgun sequence.
GAGGCTGAGTTATCTGCACTCCTGGAAGAGGGGGCGAggcgagcggggccgggggcggtgGCCGGAGCCACCTGCGCGCTGCCACCTGGCACGCAGCCCCTGGCGAGCGGCCCCTCCTGGCCGGCGCCCCCGGCCCTCACCGGCGGGCGCGGCGCCTTTCCGCAGGTCgcctccccgccgccgccccgcagGAGATTCGGGGGTGACGCTCGCCGCCGCTGCCGTGCCCGGCTCTTAGTGAGGGAGTGCGGCCGCGCCGGCCGTGACAGCACCCCACCATGCCGAGGTCCTTCCTAGTGAAGAGCAAGAAAGCGCACAGCTACCACCAGCCTCGCTCTGCTGACGAGGACTACAGCCTGCGGCTGGAGACGGTGCTAGCTCAGATCTGTGCAGGTAGGAGTCCCTCTGTCGCATCCTCACTCGGAGACTGTCCACCTGTCCGACATCACCTCGGTGCTCTCGGCACCGGGCGGtcgctctgcagcccctgcggGACGCCGGAGGGGCTGATGCGGGCTTGGAGAGAGTCGGGCATCAAACCTTGGCGGGAGCGGGCCGCGCGGGAGGTGGCTGCCTCCCACCACGGACCCACGCTGAGGAGTTCCCTCTTCTCCTTTGTCCTGCAGACCCCTGCAAGATCCCCGAGGACACGGAGCTGTGCCGCACCGCCCTGCCCGATCCGGAGCCTTCCCGGGGGCGCTTTTCCCCGGAATCCCACCTTACCGAGGTTGCCGATGGCACCTCCGAGTCAGCGCCCAGCTGCGAGGGCAGCGTCTGTGACAGAGTGTCTGAGTTCGAGGACTTCTGGAGACCTCCCTCGCCCTCCGTCTCGCCAGGTAGGACCGGGGAGAGCAGCGCTCAGCGGGGGTCCGGCTGCATGTCCGTGCCCGTGCCGTGGGGCACTGGACCATGCAGCTCATGGCTGTGCGCCACCACCACAAACGAGTATAAGGGACAGATTTGCCTGgcccttttaaaaattattattacttttcCCCCAGATTTGCCAGAATCTGTTCCTTCCCCTCGTTTTCGGGTTCCCTCTTTTGGGTTGCTTTTCCAGCCCGTATtgtgctgctgagggagcagcaggtgaCACGCTACAGCAGGAAAGTTGTCGTGACATGGGGTGTTATTTTTTGATTTGTGATTAATTGTTAGAGGCAAGGCAGGTTATGTTTAAAAGGTCCTACATTCTCCTACAGTGTCGTGCCTCCACAGAATTTTTCAGTCTTTATAGGCAATTTATATACCTGCAGTAAACAGctgattttgtgttttgtaCAGCCGGCTAGACATTCTCCTAACGCCCTTTCTTTTGCTATTTGGTtgggggttttctttttgttttgtgtttttgtttctttgtatttttgtttggtttggggttttaaaatgtctgtttatttttcttttctaaaaacaCATTTGtaaaaaacagagggaaaaaaacccaatgatGGTCAGATttaaacaccccaaatccaggaAACTCACACTTATGGCTGCAGCGCCTGTCTCTAGCTCCCTTGTCCTGCCTTTGATGTGGCTGGAGCAGTGGAAGacgctgtccccagcctggcacaaaTACTTATCTCGTTTAAAAATACAATGGCGTCATTTTAGaacaaaaatatgtatatatataaccACTTTTTATTGCCTCGATTAAAAAGAGACAGCTGGAAAAAGGACAATTTTTGTCTTGATGAAGGAAAAATTGTGTCAGCTTTACCGACTGACAGCAGACGCCAGCAAAAAAATACTTAGCCCGGTTTGCCACCCATTCCCACTTCGTCTTTGCAGTGTCCGTGCATATGAATGGCTAATTGTAATGATttgaatttgcatttttaaagccGCATCTTCTTTCAAGAGTCCTAAGCTCCGTTAAGGGGACATTCAAAATGCTGTCCAGCATCAGCCACAGGACACTTTCAGTCTGTGCAAATGACACACCAGACCAAACTCTTCTGGTAATATTTCTGCGCAGACACAGTAGCAATGTGTGTAATTTTTGTTCTAATGAAtttttcctgcttctccttTCCCAAATAACTACAATTTCTGCACAGGAAACAGACCATTTTCACGGGGTGTCAAAAAGATAGATGTGAAACAGAGCAGGTATTTTATCAAGtctgctctgccttttcctccttccctcttaTTTCTTCCTTCACATTCATCAGCTTTTGACCAATCAtcaggctgtccagggaagaTATCTTTACAAAATGAGGATGATGTCCCCAGATCAAGATTCTTCAGGGTGGAATGGTCAATCCTGGGGCCATCTGATCCCATTCAGAGGAGGTTTGGGAATGTACAGGACTCCAAGCACACAAGAGCTTTATTAAATGAATATCAGTGCATTGAGTGACGTGCTGTTATATTAATGATGAAGGCAGTGGCAACAGGATTAGATAGTTGGGCTTCCTCCCACAGCtcacctcctccagccccactgccTTCCAGCTGCTTTCTTAGACTCAGTGTGAAGCTGGAATTTGTGTCTAGGTCACTTCTGCAACATGCAGTGGTGAGAGACAGTATTCCTACAATTGTGTTCAGATGGGGCACAATTTTTGTGCTttgccaggcagagcaggtgaGAAATGCAGGTTCTCAATCACGCTGAAGGCATGTGTGGTGAGTAGTACTACCACTCCTGTATCTCTGGAAGTGAACACAGCTGCAGGTTGCAATTCAATATGCAGTGAAAGCTGTATTTATTTCACTTTGGTCTTtgagtgctgtgctgctgatgtAGGCAGTCATCAAACACACAGACATAATAGCTGTTAACTCAACCAGTGCAAATCACTTTATTTAATCTCACCTTCTACATGTGTCTAATCACACACATGTGCATATGCAGAAGGTGCATGACAGCTCAGTGCAGCAGTGTTAGTAGCTCCTGATGAGCCTGTTGAtgctgcagaaggagaaagacTTTTCCTGGGTATAATGGAGTTGTGCAGAAAATGTGGTGTTTTGTGTAAGAGGATGCTCCAATCTTTTTTTGCTGTGCATATCAATCTGTTGCCAACCATTTAAGGTTGAGTTTGTCTTGCCTTCAAAAACAAgcactgattttgttttttttttttttctcccaggaGTAGTCTCTATAACGGCTGCACAGAATTTCTAGGAAAATGAGGGAGAATATTTCTCTGTGTCTCTGCTCCCCCCTAGATGCTGTGGAGAAGAGGCACATACAGAAATGCCTTGCAGTGTGGGAGAGCAGAGTTTGGAGGTTGCTTTGCCACTAAGCTTGGATAGCTTGAGTATATTGTGAGGAAATACCCTGCATTTGTGCTTGAGAGGGCTCCAAAGCATGTGAGGTGATGGAAGGAACATTGCACGCAAACTGATCTGTGGTGCAATGTTCACTGTATACTGTATTGCCAATTCCAAGGGCTCGAAAATCAGGTCAGCCTTCCCTCTCACTCAATGAGCTGGCTCAGAAGTCAAGATTGTAAGTAATACCTTATGGATATTCAGTTCTAGTGTTGAAATATTGAGGGTTTATGTTTTCATGCTTTTCTTACAGTTTGAGCTACAAGTTgactttaaaaggaaaaaataaacttataacaagaacaaacaaaagcagagctgagggccTGATGAAATCATGCCATTTCAAGAGCTGGGACTTTAAGATAGGTTTGAATTTTGTGATAAAATCATGTGAAATGGCAACACTGAAACTGGTTGCAAAGACACAAGATAGATGATGTGATGCTGACCACAACTTTGCAGTCAGTGCAGAACAGGAAAAATCATGCTGAACACCATGTCAGCTAATTTGATTTCATCACCCTCTTCAAATGTCCCAGCTGGTATGTGTGCGTATATTTCCAACCAAAAGATTGCTAATTTCAATGGAAGAATTTGAGACTGTGAACATCTGAAATTATGTAAAAGATAGGAAAAAGCCAAGTCATTAAAAGCTCAATTTTAACCTCATTTCCTACTGCCTTCTGTAACCCCTCAGTGACCACTTGCCTATCCAAGTGGATACCCTAACACATCGTGCCTTCTTTGCTTAGTCCACCCGCATTTATCTGGGTTTACCAAAGGCTGAAAAAGCCGTGGGAGTTCACACGAAGAAGTAAGAGATTCACTGTGGGTGGACAAGTTTCTGGTTAAAGGAGGGTACTCTGGAAGCCCAAGTTATAAGGGAAGCAAATATCTCCATGAAGACCTCAGCATTTCAGTAGTTAATTGATTCATCTCTTCCTTGCCTCACTAAAACTTGTCCAGTGGAGACATTTGactctcccagtgctgctgcctgttaTGATAAGGAGTGAAAGCAGTGCACCTCAGGCATTAATCAGCATTTCTGGCAGACACTGTTGGGGTCTGGTGCCTCATgttctgtcccagctgtgctttccTCCATGTGAGGCTCCTTGAGCAGTTGTGCCTTTAGATTCTCCTCTCAAAAGCTGTGCTCCTGCCGTTGTATCAGACTCTGCTCCCCAAGTGTGACTCACGTGCCCACTGCATTGGTCAGATGCCACTGCTGAAGGCAAGCCTCTTCGAGCCTGCCAAAGCCATTTAAGCTTGCCCTGGTGGAAATTTGCTTTGATTATGACTGCTAGGAAAATGGGTTTGTGTCTTCGGGTTTGGATGTGGCCCATCCCAATGATTTTACAAAGCACTGTGTTTTGGGTGGACTCAATTTCTTTATATGGAGAACCTCAGAGCAATCTGAAACaactattattttctttcagatgagaagtaattttttttttctgaaaaagtgAAGCATAACATGCAAGCACCTTAGAAGCTGTTACTTATTTAAGTTATTCTGCAGTAGAGTTATGGTCAGTTGTGGCATTAAGTTGAGAGACTAGATTTGGGCATTAAATTGTGCAACAagtgtttttcattttattgacCAGGTAAATCTGAGCACATTTGCTCTGCCTGGCACCTCTGTAATGTTATAtttgcacagacacacacacacatatatatatattgtgtgtgtgtgatctCCATCAGAGCTTAAACATGTGGACTGTCAGCTTTGATGTCCATCTTAGGATATGGTAGATACATGTTTCAAAGAAGCCGCAGATAAAACTGTAGGAAGTTGCAGACTGAGTTGTTTAGAGTCTTGCTAGTCAGATCAGTGTGTACACATGAGTTATCCAGAGAAGGAAGTAGACAAAATTGATGTTGGGTTTAAATAATTTGGCTGGAGTAATAACTGGGTAAGACGTTAGTACTGGACACTCAGATTGTAATATGCAATATAAAATGTCCTCCCATTGAGATGAAAGGGCAGCCTCAAAGTGCAGTACAGGGTCAGGCTCTGGACATAAGCCTGGATGCTGAGACTGTTCTGCCTCATTATAGTGTGGATTGTGAAGTGCACCAATTCCCATGCCCTTGTGTTTCCACAGCCTCGGAGAGATCTGTGTGTCCGTCCCTAGACGAAGCACCCCCTTTCTCGGTGCCCTTCAAACCCTACATGTGGAACAGCCTGGGTGGCTCCGAGCTCAGGCACCTCGTGCAAAGCTACaggccctgcccggggctggaGCGGacctcagccctggggctctTCTGCGACCGAGGCTCGGAGCCCGCCCTCTATGGGGCCGAGTGCAGCTCTTCCCTGGGACTGTACGGTGACTTCAGCTCCCCGGGCCCGGGGCTGTTTGAGCggccgccagcagcagctcctggactCTATACCGAAACGCAGCCTGgactgcagcaggagaaggggcCAGGTGGCATCAAAGTGGAGTCTGACCTTCTGTGCCGCCCCCTGCTCATCAGCGCTGGCTCTTACAAGTGTGTCAAGTGCAGCAAGGTAGGGATCCCTTTCTCCCGCACTGGACTGACTCCCCCCAGCCCTTTCTCCTTGGCAACCTTGACGCTGTGTACTCTGTTTCCTCAGGTCTTCTCCACACCGCATGGCCTTGAGGTACACGTGCGCCGCTCACACAGCGGCACGAGGCCCTTTGCCTGTGACATGTGTGGCAAGACCTTCGGCCATGCAgtcagcctggagcagcacaaggcCGTGCACTCGCAGGTGAGAGCAGGCAGGCTGCCAGCACGGGCGGCTGGGGGCCAGGGCCAGCTGCTCCATTCTGCTGGCTGGGGAAGCCACGAAGGCAAATACAGGGCAAGGAGGCAGAGACCTATCCTGAGGAGGGGAAGAGAAGGTGGGAGAGCTGCAGTGGGCAGTTGTAGGTGAAGAATGTGGTGACAATAGAGGAAAGGGTGACCAGTTAGCGTGCAGAGGAGCTATCAGGTAATTAAAGAACACAGGCTTTGTTTCTATTCTTCAGACCTTTCCTGCGTAGTCTGTATTAAGCAATGTGCACTTCTGGCACTCAAGGAgtaacagaaaataataaatgttcACTCTCAGAGCTGGAAATTGTAATGCAGACGTTGGCTATTTTTTTAACAGCTAAAGCAACTCAGTGTGATTTCTTCTGATGCAGCACTCCTCAttctttctcctccctcccacaAAGAAGTGAGTCTTCCCTTGTTTGTAGTAATTTTTGTCAGTGCAGGGAACATCTAAACGACCATTCAGGTATAGGGCACTGACTTCACCCGTCTCGACACACTGAGTCACACACCAAAAGCATATGGTGGTTAATTTTGGTAGGAGGACTTGTAACATTTTCCACCTGCTGATACCATGCCATatttccccttccccacccaCCTGACCCAGCAAaaattccttcttcagattGACTTTTGGAGGATAGAGTTACAGTAATGTTTTTTTGCTCTTTATAATTTTGTGAGTGTGCAACCAGCAGAGCACACAATGAAGGGAGATTTCTCATTATCCATGAAACAATGGTGAAAAGAGCAGCACTGCATAATGTGTCTGTGGAGGGGACAGCATTTTGGGGAGAATGCATAAAAGCCAAATAAAGAAGGTGATTCTGTGAAAGCATTGAAGAAAgcaaagaaggaagaagaaggtgCAATGGAAGTTGAGGGATGTAAAGAAGAGATATGTGGTAAAAGAAACTGATGGAGAGGAGTGTGTGAGGGAGAGGTGAAAGACAGTAAGATCTTAATATATTTGGTTTTATATGTTAAAGTAGTAAGCTGAAAAGCTGTTTGTCCCAGGTGCTCTACATAACTTCCACTTGAATTTTAATGGAACTAAAAAAAGCAGTTAGTTGTTACCATGCCAGACCTCAGTCTACCAGAGGGATTTCCCAAGAGACCCAAGCAGCCCTTGGCACCCGCTTTCCTGTGTACAGTGGAGAGGTGGCCTCTGAACAGTGCTGCAGCTGTTGGGCTTCCCAGTAGAGTGATTGTGTCTCAGGCCTCTGATAAAGTGTGTTGGCAGACTCTGCCTAGTCCATCGGGGTTGCTCCCACCTGGCCATTCCTGCCAGCAGGAAGAGCTGTTCAATTACATTTTAGTAGTGCACAGCACTAGGAGAAGATCTATTATCTTTTTTATCATGTGGTGCTGCTATCAAGCCAGTGTTACCTGTGTAGGCCAGTCCAGCTCTCTGGAGAAGTGTAAGTTCTTGCTAATGCAGAAGGGGCAACACTCACATGCTGCTGGGCAGTTTGTTGCTGATGGGATCATTGGTGTGATGTGTGTGTCTGGGCTCATCTCTCTGCAGGAACGCAGCTTTGATTGTAAGATTTGTGGCAAGAGTTTTAAGAGATCTTCTACTCTCTCCACCCACCTGCTCATCCACTCAGACACCCGACCCTATCCGTGCCAGTACTGTGGGAAGCGGTTCCACCAGAAATCTGATATGAAGAAACACACCTTCATTCACACAGGTCAGCCCTGCAACTGCTAGTGTCAGCCCCAGCTCAAGGGCAGCTCTCAGaggtctctctgcagcagcccattgtcctcagctgggacagcacaCACACCTCCCTATCCCTCtcactgtcctgctgctgttcaTGTTACCTGAGCTGTACTTGGGCAAAGCAGGGTGATCTGGAGGAGGTTTAATGGACAGCAGCTGCAAAATAACCTACAAAAATCCTCGCAATCCAATCAGTGTTCCCTTAATAGGATCCACCAATGTTTATTCACAGGCTTTTGTGTAAGATGATTTGTAGAGTATTATATTCATGTGGCCTTGATTTACAGCTGAGGTCCCAGGAAAATGACAGGTAAATTTGATTTCAGCATTGCTTTTTGCAGGATCTACCAATTTACAATAGGAACAACAGGAGTCTCCTCCTCTAGATCAAACACTAAACTAGAGGGCCTATGTCTTAGTCTAAATATTTGTTCAGAGATTGTCTGCACTTCCACCTGGACTTTCTGAGAAATGGCTACAGTTTGATACTGAATAGGAGAGGTGCAGAGTTCTCAAGTTTCACTGTTACTAATAAACATGGAAACTAATATAAAGTGCAGGTGAATCACCAAAGGAAATTGTTTCAAAAGTATCATTCAGTGAGAAGGCAGGTTTATCATATGAGAAATCATTAAAAGAATATCTTGCTTTGCAGACCTGCATGGTTCACTTGAGTAGAGGGAAATGAATGTGTAAGATATGGAAGAACCTGTAGACATGAAATATCAGTTGTACTGGACAAATGTACAGTTCAGATGATCAAAGTCCTTTTTTCTGATAGTGGCCACTAGCAGATATAAAGGGTGAAGCCTAAAAAGGGCAAATATGTAGAGAAATGGCACTATACGTAGCACTGCTTGGCTGTGACTTTTCTAGGTGACAAACTGTGAATAGTAAATGTTACTTATAAAGATTTTTCACTGAATGTTGCTGGATGAAAATGAACTGTTTATGAAATAATACAAGAAGTAGCTCCCtagtaactttttaaaattatgcttGATTAAGTAGAATTTCAGACAAATTCTAAATCAGTCAGATTATTTTCCTGTAAGATCAGAAACTGTGCCTGGGCTTTTAAATTGCTAATATAAAAGCAGGTCTTTAACTGAATGAGGGATTCCTTTCATATGCACCATATACTTGTGAAATGAGCCTTAAGCACactttgcattatttttttgaTTCTAAGAATCTGAACTTCAAACACCCAAAGAGTTTGTTGTTCCCAGCTGAAGCcagtgggctctgcaggtgcaaagccactctgaaaATCCGGCTTGTTATTGTGGTTGGGTTCCCTTTAATTTGTTATTTGATAATAAACAGTAGGAAAATATACTTGGATCCTGCTCCCATGGAGTTTTGTCACTGACTCCTCTGTAGAAGTTCCAGTTGTATTTATTCCCATTTACATTATCTGCCTGCAGGAGAACTTCAGGGCTCTGACTGCTAGCATTGCAGTGTGGGGAACAGAGAGAGCCCTGGATGAACCCTGCCCTTCAGGGTTCACTTAATGGCCCTCATACCTTCCTTGGGGACAGACCCCAGATCACTGGGTTTGTTTTAACAACTTCTATCTACCTATTCCACCTGCCCTCATGCTGATGGTATAGTAATCAATGTCAGGCATTCATCACTTTTCCAGGAGTTCTCATATTCCTAGGACACAAAGCCAGTTTAAACTTCACAGAGCCCATGCAGACAAACACACTCACAAGGTCTGGTGTCCTGAGAGCACTCTGTGCTTCAGGCTACTCTCAGGACTATGCTGAGCTGACGGAGGTGCACCCAAGTCCAGGCCTGCTCAGTTAATGCTCTGTCTTGGGCTCCCAACTCCATGTCTTTTTGTAAAAATGACTTAGGTAATCACACAAAAATCTCTTTGATAAGCCCTAAGTACCAGTGTATATTTGCTGTGGCCTCTTTCACAGCCTCTCTCTCTCCCACGTTCTGCTTGCAGGGGAGAAGCCTCATAAGTGCCAGGTGTGTGGAAAAGCCTTTAGTCAAAGCTCCAACCTCATCACCCACAGTCGGAAGCACACAGGCTTCAAGCCCTTTGGCTGTGATCTGTGTGGCAAAGGCTTCCAGCGGAAGGTGGATTTACGGAGACACCGGGAGACACAGCACGGCCTGAAATGAGTCCCAACTGCAGTCCGGAAAGCGCTACAACACTATGAGAACAGACTCCCCTGGCTTCCCTGCTGGACCCTGTCTTGAACATGGACCCTGGCATTACCTTTCTGAACAGGAGCTCTAGGAGGAAAGAAGAGGACAGAGCCATATGTTGACAGCCTGAATGACTGTGAAGGGGGAAAGTAAAGGCTGGggtttctctctttctctttccctcgTTGTTTCTGAAATAACACTGAAATACAAGCCTTTTAGATATAAAGCCTAATACTCCAAAGATGGATAAGCTATCAAATATCTGCAAGCTGGAAAATATTTCTCCCATGGCCATGATGAACCCCTTCAAGTTTTCAGTAGCTTGAATCAGCCAGCAGGAAAACATGGGTATAACAGTGTTTACATGGGGTAATGGCAGAGAGCCATCAGCACCTGCCCTGGTTGAGTTCAGTGCTGAATGGGTTCACTCTTGGATGACTTCCTGTCAGGAAAACCTGGAGGATCAGGACTGTGTAGTTTCACATCTTGCTGGTTTTTAACCAAAGATACCAGCTTGGGTCTGATCCTGCTCTCACTTATTCTGGTGCAAATCAGGAGCTGCATTAACAGTTACAGAGAGGTCCTTTTTATCCTCCCTGAGCCATCTCTCTCTGTGCAAGGCCAGACTGCCAGTGTGTTTGAAGCATGGAGGGTTACTTCCACCTACATCCACTAGGGAGAAGGAAGCTTGTGAAAGACCAGTGGAAAAGCCAAAGCACAGAATTATGCCTTAGAACTAGAAACCAATCCAGCAAGTGAACCTGCCTGAGGAGGGCAGGAGCACCAGGGAAGCACAGACTTTCTGTCCAGAACCATTACTGGCTTCTACACTATGGGCTTGTTCTAATAACTGGAAAATAGCTACTCAATACCATcagttgtatttttgtttttggttttttaatttttaaagggaaaCTTTCTGAGGTGGGCAGGACTTACTATAAAAGTATAATTTACTTAATTTGCCTTAACAACTCTGCATGTacctcagttaaaaaaaaagctgtttttacTTTGTTGACAAGTTTGTAAATGTCCTTATTTAGATTTTATGGAGTGTCTTACATTTCTTGATACATATTTATTAGAACAATGTTTTAAGTTAATAAAGTATTGAGGATGGTCCGGAGTGATTATTATTTCTTATGTAACTGCACATTTGTGAATGTTGGCCATTACAACAATACACCACAGTGACTGTCAGGGAATCCAAGGAGGAAATGCAGGCACAAGGGCTGTAGTGATTAAAGAACACAACTGCCATATTTATTTGTTCAATTCCTACTGATTTCAGATAAACACACTTTTGAGGACAAAGGGTATACCATGGCTTGGACTATCACGATAAAgggatttaggggggaaaatacagttttaagGCTTCACTTTGGAAATGTAGACAGCCAGAAGTCCCTGCTTAGCCCAGGAGCAACTTGAATGTCTCCCACAAGATTAAATATCTGTGCCTGAGAGTTTGCAGGGACACCTGAGCAGCAGGTGCATCATTTACACTTAAGCCTGTTGGGACTCACAATATGGCCTTTTGCCTGCCttgtcagcagggctggctccatCTGGCAGTTGCAGCCCATACAAAAGAGAAGCAGGCGGATGATGGAGGGGTCCCTTGTCCTTTTCCCAACAGAGCACAGCATGGCAGCCTGGCTTTTTAGATGTGCAAGTAATCTTATGTGCCCACACGGGTATGTATGTATACTCATGTTTCCAGCTTTTTATATTTGTTCTGGACAAACCCAGTGAGCAGAgttgccctgtgccctgctgggctggcccagccctgAGGCGCCCTTCCCGGCCGGGGCACTCACCTGCCATGGTGCCAAGGAGGTCCTCCCTGTGCTTCTGCTTTCTGCCACCCTTGAGAACTTCAGTTCGCTCCCCAAGGGGCTGTCCCGGCAGTCTATGGCTGTGGCCGTGTCCCCTCAGGGCTGTCCCGGCAGGCTGTGGCCGTGtcccctcagggctgcccccgCAGGCTGTGGCCGTGTCCccgcggggctgccccggcaggctgtggctgtggctgtgtcccctcagggctgccccggcaggctgtggctgtggccgTGTCCCCTCAGGGCTGTCCCGGCAGGCTGTGGCCGTGTCCccgcggggctgccccggcagGGCTCACCCGCTCGGGCTGCGCTCTGCCCCTAGGGTGTCCAGGCCGGGCGCCGCAGGCCGAGGTCTCACAGAGCAGAAACGCGGCCACAatcacagcagccaggctgaaGGGATGTGGCACAGGCATCGCAGGAGGTGACAGGTGCTCTGAAGACCACACTAGACCCATCATGCTGGATTAATTAATGCGGAAGGTCAGTGCAGGAGACTCGGTGGTTATGCAGAAGGCCTGTGATACCCTGGGTCCCACCCAGGCCAGGGGAGGTGGCACAGGCCGGCTtggggctgccccagggtgTTGCTCAGTATTTATTTTCCATGGAGGCTGTTGTTGTGGATGGAGTGAGTGCTGGCCAGTGGTTTGGGTATGGGTTGGCTGGGGTGCAGCTGTTGCCCCCAGTCCCTCTGTCCTCAGGAAGACCTttcctgccaggcacagcctccctccttcctccctctaAGCAGGCCTTGCTCCAGCAGGCCCTGAGCGGGCTCAGTTATTGGTATTTACCTTTAAAAGTACAATATCAATGTTTGCTTGCCCCTTTGGAGCATCCTATTTCCAAACAGTGCAACTAGTGTGGTTTGAGTCTAGTGCTGCCCACAGGGTGGGGTGGATGGCCAGAGGCAGTatggacacagcacagggggcaAAAATGTTCTTCTTCATGGGAAgaaacccacaggtgttttatTGGTTTAAGTGTGTCTCCTCCCAGAGCATTTGCAGTTAGTGGTGTCTCAGGGCACAACTGTTGCGTTGCAGCTCCAAACCCCCTGAAATGTTTGGGAGGGTGTTCCcatgcctccagccctgcttacaTGAGTGCCAGTTGCTGGTTTGGGTGAAATGCAACTACCCGTGGAGAAAAGTAATGGCTTTAAGGTGGAGAATTGAaatgaagaagaggaaaagaagatttATCTGGAGAGAATCAGAACAGGCTACTGAGAGGCTGTGGAGCAAGTCTGAAGATTGGAAATATCTCTCTCAATGTTATTACTGTGTGccattaaaaatgcattatgCATATTACATGACCCATTATTCATGAAGCAGGTTCCATaccttttgtttgccagagTAACAGTAGAAAGGGTAAGGAGAGACACTGGAGCACacctttgtttctttctgtaaaTTTTTAATGACACCTCTAGCTAACCAGTTGGTGAAGCTCAGTTCCTGCATAAAAGTGGAAAGGCAGAGCTATCTACGGGACAACTAAGCCTTTCAGAAGCTAATTTGAGCTTGTGTTCATCCACACCAACAATGATTAAATTACCTATCAAGTGTGCAGAGCTATCAGGATGCAGGGCATTGAAAAACAAGGTGAATTTATCTGATTGATTTAAAAGACATGGGTGGAACAAGTggattataaaaataaaaggtctATTCCTTATAGATATTATAGAAGTACCTCTCCAGAAAGCTAAAGAACTTTTTACTTTGCTTCCAAAAGTTGTTTTGGCTgtacagaaaacaaatttattaGTTGGAATCAAAATGCTTTATCCAAATCTGTTAGCAGGCTGAATTTATTCATGAGGCAGAAACAAAGTGCCTTATTAGGTTCCATCCGTATGCCAAGCAGAgatgtttaaaattaaaatatgcaaaCATCAGCTGTTTTCTATACAGTCAGTTTCCAAAAGCTGATAGTAACAC
Coding sequences within:
- the GFI1 gene encoding zinc finger protein Gfi-1, coding for MPRSFLVKSKKAHSYHQPRSADEDYSLRLETVLAQICAGRSPSVASSLGDCPPPSRGRFSPESHLTEVADGTSESAPSCEGSVCDRVSEFEDFWRPPSPSVSPASERSVCPSLDEAPPFSVPFKPYMWNSLGGSELRHLVQSYRPCPGLERTSALGLFCDRGSEPALYGAECSSSLGLYGDFSSPGPGLFERPPAAAPGLYTETQPGLQQEKGPGGIKVESDLLCRPLLISAGSYKCVKCSKVFSTPHGLEVHVRRSHSGTRPFACDMCGKTFGHAVSLEQHKAVHSQERSFDCKICGKSFKRSSTLSTHLLIHSDTRPYPCQYCGKRFHQKSDMKKHTFIHTGEKPHKCQVCGKAFSQSSNLITHSRKHTGFKPFGCDLCGKGFQRKVDLRRHRETQHGLK